The following coding sequences are from one Triticum aestivum cultivar Chinese Spring chromosome 5A, IWGSC CS RefSeq v2.1, whole genome shotgun sequence window:
- the LOC123108291 gene encoding WRKY transcription factor 22-like, producing the protein MDSADWGLEAVVRSCGGSTVVPGSEAEPEPTAARARARRGVVTSVVSSLEFVGRRMKAASSSSSYDVLEPPRPPFSITLSSTSRERNVFISLLSALTSGQTLPGRKQTGRKPGVGTPTPRQRKTSRKKVVRLVPVEHGGVNNGTVDDLWAWRKYGQKPIKGSPYPRAYYKCSSLRACTARKLVDRSRAKPEMLIVTYIDDHCHAVPVPINTLPGTAHHPPKSPRGTTTSGEAVSARRQVDDADVTSCIAAEWADDKSKLPEPVGLDDFFGSFDNTVFSRKWATTFDDDRFLPCSL; encoded by the exons ATGGACTCCGCCGATTGGGGCCTCGAGGCGGTCGTGAGGAGCTGCGGCGGCTCGACCGTAGTTCCCGGCTCGGAGGCAGAGCCAGAGCCTACAGCGGCGCGGGCGCGGGCTCGCCGGGGAGTCGTCACCAGTGTGGTTTCCTCCCTGGAGTTCGTCGGGCGACGGATGAAGGCGGCATCCTCCTCGTCGTCGTACGACGTCCTGGAGCCGCCTCGGCCGCCATTCTCCATCACGCTGTCGTCGACGTCCCGTGAGCGCAACGTCTTCATCTCCTTGCTGTCTGCCTTGACGTCCGGGCAGACGCTGCCGGGGAGGAAGCAGACTGGCCGGAAACCGGGCGTTGGCACCCCCACTCCCAGGCAGCGGAAAACAAG CAGGAAGAAGGTGGTGCGGTTGGTGCCGGTCGAACACGGCGGCGTCAACAACGGCACCGTCGACGACCTGTGGGCGTGGCGCAAGTACGGCCAGAAACCTATCAAGGGCTCCCCGTATCCTCG AGCGTACTACAAGTGCAGCAGCCTCAGGGCGTGCACGGCGCGGAAGCTGGTGGATCGCAGCCGGGCCAAGCCCGAGATGCTCATCGTCACGTACATCGACGACCATTGCCACGCTGTGCCCGTGCCGATCAACACGCTCCCCGGCACGGCGCACCACCCACCCAAGTCACCGCGCGGCACGACGACGTCAGGCGAGGCGGTCTCAGCCAGGCGCCAGGTGGACGACGCCGACGTAACGTCTTGCATCGCTGCGGAGTGGGCGGACGACAAGTCCAAGCTCCCGGAACCCGTGGGGCTGGACGATTTCTTCGGCTCTTTCGACAACACCGTGTTTTCGAGGAAGTGGGCGACCACGTTTGACGACGACAGGTTTCTTCCCTGTAGTTTG